One Bufo gargarizans isolate SCDJY-AF-19 chromosome 3, ASM1485885v1, whole genome shotgun sequence DNA segment encodes these proteins:
- the AVPR1B gene encoding vasopressin V1b receptor yields the protein MDTSQYPVDTTVKATIISNSSDSRDEDLAKTEVAVLGTVLTITTLGNVGLLLAIYRREKKMTRMHLFIMHLAYTDLAVAFFQILPQMIWDITFRFIGSDFLCRVVKYTQVMSMFVSTYMLMMMTIDRYIAVCHPLKTLQQPTRHAYIMIGITWIISCLFSLPQIFIFSLKEIQQDSGVIDCWADFRYPWGAKAYITWNTLSIFVVPVGILVVCYSLICCEICKNLKGKMQTYGARQRESNGQVMPSRVSSIQTISRAKIRTVKMTFVIVLSYIICWTPFFSVQMWSVWDGNAPDVDSSDFAFTITMLLPCLSSCSNPWIYMFYSSPQLFPRIPFLHARRQNSTGSASSRRDTLLTQIRTHSLQMQGTCHSLRDLYPACEDTVVESALL from the exons ATGGATACAAGCCAATACCCCGTAGATACAACTGTAAAAGCAACAATTATTTCCAACTCTTCAGACTCTAGAGATGAAGATCTAGCTAAGACTGAAGTAGCTGTTTTAGGTACTGTCTTAACAATTACAACATTGGGAAACGTAGGTTTGCTGCTTGCAATCTACAGAAGAGAGAAGAAAATGACCCGAATGCATCTCTTTATTATGCATCTTGCATATACTGACCTTGCAGtagctttttttcagatccttccCCAAATGATTTGGGACATTACCTTCAGGTTTATAGGATCTGATTTCCTTTGTAGGGTGGTAAAGTATACCCAAGTGATGAGTATGTTTGTGTCTACTTACATGCTCATGATGATGACCATAGATCGATATATAGCAGTGTGCCATCCACTTAAAACTTTACAACAACCTACTAGGCATGCTTATATCATGATAGGGATCACATGGATTATCAGTTGCCTCTTCAGTCTCCCTCAAATCTTTATCTTCTCTCTTAAGGAAATTCAACAAGATTCTGGAGTTATAGACTGCTGGGCTGATTTTCGATACCCATGGGGTGCTAAAGCTTATATCACTTGGAACACTTTATCCATATTTGTTGTGCCTGTAGGTATCCTGGTAGTCTGCTACAGCTTGATCTGTTGTGAAATATGTAAGAACCTCAAAGGGAAAATGCAGACCTATGGAGCAAGACAAAGGGAAAGCAATGGACAAGTGATGCCATCTAGAGTCAGCAGCATTCAGACAATCTCAAGAGCCAAAATCAGAACAGTCAAAATGACTTTTGTTATTGTCCTTTCATACATTATATGCTGGACACCATTTTTCAGTGTTCAAATGTGGTCAGTCTGGGAtggaaatgcaccagatgttg ACTCTTCAGATTTTGCATTCACCATTACAATGTTGTTGCCCTGCTTGAGCAGCTGTAGTAATCCATGGATCTACATGTTCTACAGCAGTCCCCAGCTATTTCCAAGAATCCCTTTTCTTCATGCCCGTAGGCAGAACAGCACAGGAAGTGCCTCCAGTCGCCGGGACACCCTTCTGACACAGATCCGGACACATTCATTGCAGATGCAGGGCACATGTCACAGCCTTAGAGATCTGTACCCCGCATGTGAAGACAC